The stretch of DNA AGCTGCCAGACAAAGTAGCCCACCCCCACCACCGCCAGGGCTACAGCCACCAGCTGCCCCCGGAGCAGGCGCTCTTTGAGAAATACAAACCCCAGCAGCACCGTCACCAGGGGATTGATGTAGTAGCCCAGGCTGGCTTCGACCACGCGATCGCTATTCACCCCATAGATGTACAGTCCCCAGTTGAAGCTCAGCAGGCTGGCGGTGGTCAGCAGCACCAGCACTTGGCGGGGGGACTTCAGCAGTACTCGCAGATCGCCCCATCGCCGCTGCACCAGCAGAATGCCCCCCAAGAACACGGCGGACCAGATCATGCGGTGGCAGAGCACTTCGACGGCGGGGGTGGCGCCAAAAAACTTCCAGTAGATGGGCAATAGCCCCCAGCTGCCGTAGGCCAGGAGGGCGTAGAGGGAGCCTAGGCTGGCGTCGCTGGGCTGGCTTGAGGTGGCAGAGCGAGGTAGGGTCAAGGCGGTGACTTCGGTGCAGGCCCATAGTCAATGGATAGACGCATTCTAGCGGTCTTGGCAATGAGCCGCTATTGGCGGCGGCGATCGCGCCTATCGACGGCATCTATTGACAAAAGGCCTGTTGATAAAAGGCCTGTCAGGCTAGCGGTCGGGGCGGCTGGGATAGATCGGCAGCCGCACCACGATCGCCGTTCCCTCCTCGGGCTGGCTGCGGGCCACCACCGTTCCCCCGCAGGAAAGCAGCAGCTGCTGCACAATCGACAGCCCCAGCCCGGCCCCCTCGGTTTCATTGGGGGGCAGGTTGCGACCCCGGTAAAAGTGCTCAAAGATGTGGGGGAGATCGCTGGCCGAAATGCCGATACCCGTGTCGCGCACCTCCAGCTCGGCGAATTTTGAGGTGCTGCGGGCTGTTACCCACACCCGACCACCGCTGGGGGTGTACTTGAGGCTATTGTTGAGCAGGTGAATTACGATCTGCCGCAGCCAGCTGTCGGGAAACTGAACCGCCCGAACCTGCGTGGGAATGGTGTAGGCCAGCAGGATGCCCTTTTCGGCCGCCAGGGGCTGGTAGGTGCTGACCACGGGCGGCACAGTTTCTGCCAGGGAAAGCGGGTCGAGCTGGGTTTGTCCCACGCTGGTTTCCATTTGCAGCAGGTTGAGCACACCGCTGATCAGCGCACTCTGGCGATCGCACTCGTGGCTGATCATCTCCATGTACCGCTGGCGCTGGGGGGCTTTCAGGTGCGGCGAGTCGAGCAGGGTGAGGGCGGTTTTGATGGTGGTCAGGGGCGTGCGCAACTCCTGACCCACGGTGTTGAGAAAGTCATCCTTGAGGCGCAGCGTGTTGAGCAGCACCTCGTTTTGGCTGGACAGGCTGGACATGCCCAGGGCCTGACGGCGATAGGTCGAGGCCGACTGGCGCAGATGCTCCTGACGCTTGAGCTGCCAGTTCAGCCAGCGATCGACCAGAGTCAGGTAGGTCGGGGTGAGGGTCTGCCCTGCTGGCATTTCTGACCCCTGCTGCGTCAACCAGTCCAAATCCGGGTTGGCGCTGGCGGCCATGGTTTGACCGACCTGATGGCAAATGGCGTTGACAACAGTGGCGACCAGATCGGGGTTAATCGAGCAGCACACCGACAGGTACGATGGCCGGGTCGCCATCGCTTCGTCTGGCGGGGAGGTTTCGTCCTCCTCATCGGTATCGGCGTCCGCCTGAACGGTATAGGACAGGCGAGGGTCGGTGCCCTGGGCTTTGGCAGACGCGGGCTGCAGCCGATGGGCCACCACCATAGCCGCAAAGGTCTCGGACTGCACCACAACAAAGTAATCGCCGCGCCAGGTCCGCCCAGGGCTGAGGGGGACAATTACGTTTGTCTCGCCCAGGGGTACCGACAGGGGATTGGTGTCTGGGCGC from Leptolyngbya sp. KIOST-1 encodes:
- the rarD gene encoding EamA family transporter RarD; this encodes MTLPRSATSSQPSDASLGSLYALLAYGSWGLLPIYWKFFGATPAVEVLCHRMIWSAVFLGGILLVQRRWGDLRVLLKSPRQVLVLLTTASLLSFNWGLYIYGVNSDRVVEASLGYYINPLVTVLLGFVFLKERLLRGQLVAVALAVVGVGYFVWQLGTVPWIALALAVSFAFYGLLRKVVAVPPLAGLAMETLLITPMALVFIGRLTATGQGHFGSSGVTMLLFIGAGVVTSMPLLWFNKAAKQLKLATLGFFQYLAPSLSLLLGVFVYGEPFTWIHVVTFGCIWAALLLYSATALRVRGSVGG
- a CDS encoding ATP-binding protein, producing MQSYQEQEVSLHRLLQLSAATPDYVQVKPKGFRTILQSTVEFLEAQNIQANLLVKLPAGESWSEDVLRYSQGLPTPYQVYWFLRPDTNPLSVPLGETNVIVPLSPGRTWRGDYFVVVQSETFAAMVVAHRLQPASAKAQGTDPRLSYTVQADADTDEEDETSPPDEAMATRPSYLSVCCSINPDLVATVVNAICHQVGQTMAASANPDLDWLTQQGSEMPAGQTLTPTYLTLVDRWLNWQLKRQEHLRQSASTYRRQALGMSSLSSQNEVLLNTLRLKDDFLNTVGQELRTPLTTIKTALTLLDSPHLKAPQRQRYMEMISHECDRQSALISGVLNLLQMETSVGQTQLDPLSLAETVPPVVSTYQPLAAEKGILLAYTIPTQVRAVQFPDSWLRQIVIHLLNNSLKYTPSGGRVWVTARSTSKFAELEVRDTGIGISASDLPHIFEHFYRGRNLPPNETEGAGLGLSIVQQLLLSCGGTVVARSQPEEGTAIVVRLPIYPSRPDR